The genomic interval TCGGGGCTCTGAGAGACGAGCCGGTAGCCGAGATCGTTCAGATAATCGACCAGTTCCGGATCATCGACGTAGGCCCTGTCCTCACGGATCTGGCGCATGATGCTCTCGCCGAGCGCCCGTTCCTGTTGCGGCGTGAAGCTCGCCTGGGCGACGTCTCCCAAATCGGGCAGATCGTCACCGAAGGCGACCTCGACCGCGAAGACAAAGGCCAGCAGGAAGGCGATCACACGCATGGTGTTATGATACCGAGGAAGCGAAATCCCTGAGCAATGAACCCCTTGCAACCTGCCAGCAGCGCCGCATGAGCGCTGACCTCACGCACTTCGACGCGTCCGGCCAAGCCCGCATGGTCGATGTCGGGGACAAGGCGGAAACGCGCCGCAGCGCCACGGCGAGCGGACGCATTACCATGGCACCTGCCACCCTCGAGCGCATTGCTGCCGGTAGCGCCGGCAAGGGGGACGTGCTGGGTGTGGCGCGCATCGCGGCGATCCAGGCCGCCAAACGGACGTCGGATCTCATCCCCCTGTGCCATCCGCTCGCCATCACGAAAGTTGCGGTGGAATTCGACGTCCTCGCAACCGAGCACGCAATCGATTGTCGGGCGACTGTCGAAACGTGCGGACGCACCGGCGTGGAAATGGAAGCACTGACGGCAGTCACGGTCGGA from Betaproteobacteria bacterium carries:
- the moaC gene encoding cyclic pyranopterin monophosphate synthase MoaC, with translation MSADLTHFDASGQARMVDVGDKAETRRSATASGRITMAPATLERIAAGSAGKGDVLGVARIAAIQAAKRTSDLIPLCHPLAITKVAVEFDVLATEHAIDCRATVETCGRTGVEMEALTAVTVGLLTIYDMCKAMDRGMCLHDIGLQEKMGGKSGTWTRRSI